One genomic window of Halorhabdus sp. CBA1104 includes the following:
- a CDS encoding CBS domain-containing protein yields MLVEDLMSTEVITVPVDASVRDAVGQLLEHAVGSVVVLSDEGNPVGIVTESDTLRAGYVTERPFEEIPVDKLAHHPVVTTDPATTVQGVAEKMADNDIKKVPVMDGLELVGMITLTDIVWHLSDIRAEVGKLNTRPEEWELD; encoded by the coding sequence ATGCTCGTCGAGGACCTGATGTCGACCGAGGTCATCACGGTCCCGGTCGATGCGAGCGTGCGAGATGCAGTCGGGCAGCTACTCGAACACGCAGTCGGCTCGGTGGTCGTCCTCAGCGACGAGGGGAACCCGGTGGGAATCGTCACCGAATCCGACACACTCCGGGCGGGCTACGTCACCGAGCGCCCCTTCGAGGAGATCCCTGTCGACAAGCTCGCCCACCATCCGGTCGTAACGACGGATCCCGCGACGACCGTCCAGGGGGTCGCAGAGAAGATGGCCGACAACGACATCAAGAAAGTGCCCGTGATGGACGGGCTGGAACTGGTCGGCATGATTACGCTGACCGACATCGTCTGGCATCTCTCTGACATCCGCGCGGAAGTCGGCAAGTTGAACACGCGACCCGAGGAATGGGAGCTAGATTGA